The following are encoded in a window of Panicum virgatum strain AP13 chromosome 5N, P.virgatum_v5, whole genome shotgun sequence genomic DNA:
- the LOC120676836 gene encoding uncharacterized protein LOC120676836, with protein MQRSVWVRTFSSPACVYAIESSDDGSHRSAMAPSGGEESRKKIDNKVTKLLLPLNHRRRISRALRSLSWGAKKEEPTNKKDGGRDELSDTETTFVSANSSELRSSSTDVDELEPPSFRLSPPPIFPTGSIERRPPASPVKIVRKLPFGYVIGRQLDIPAPPPPSVTTLARRIKKVVPVMAALHLRSRSQMVKKKVGRALKGACRRGRHQGVEEADVASGSHDDEDVFWKKDVKGLRCRQVDGDDAPY; from the coding sequence ATGCAGAGGTCTGTCTGGGTACGCACCTTCTCGTCCCCTGCCTGTGTCTACGCCATCGAAAGCTCCGACGATGGGTCGCatcgctccgccatggccccaAGCGGCGGGGAGGAATCACGCAAGAAGATCGACAACAAGGTAACGAAGCTACTACTGCCCTTGAACCACCGACGGCGCATCTCCCGAGCTTTGAGATCGCTGTCTTGGGGTGCCAAGAAGGAGGAGCCCACCAACAAGAAGGATGGTGGCCGCGACGAGCTGAGCGATACAGAGACGACGTTCGTGTCCGCGAACAGCTCCGAGCTGCGCTCCTCCTCTACGGACGTCGACGAATTGGAGCCCCCATCGTTTCGCCTCAGCCCGCCGCCCATCTTCCCTACCGGAAGCATCGAACGCCGTCCCCCAGCCTCCCCCGTGAAGATCGTGCGGAAGCTTCCGTTCGGGTACGTCATCGGCCGCCAGCTGGACatccccgcgccgcccccgccgtctGTGACGACGCTGGCAAGGAGAATCAAGAAGGTGGTGCCGGTGATGGCCGCGCTGCACCTCCGGTCGAGATCGCAGATGGTCAAGAAGAAGGTCGGCCGTGCTTTGAAGGGAGCATGCCGGCGAGGTAGGCACCAAGGTGTGGAAGAAGCCGATGTCGCCAGCGGGAgccatgatgatgaagatgtgtTCTGGAAGAAGGATGTGAAGGGGCTTCGCTGCCGGCAGGTGGACGGCGACGATGCCCCATATTGA